The following proteins are encoded in a genomic region of Paenibacillus sp. FSL R7-0273:
- the thiD gene encoding bifunctional hydroxymethylpyrimidine kinase/phosphomethylpyrimidine kinase: MSKIVKTLTIAGSDSSGGAGIQADLKTFEEYGTYGFSALTTIVTMDPDNGWHHNVYPVDAAIVAEQLKTVFAGGPVDAMKTGMLGSVEIVHVAEKAIKDNLQTNVVIDPVMVCKGEDEVLNPESANAIRDLLLPLATVATPNLFEAGVLSGLGKLTTLEDMKEAARLIHKLGTKNVVVKGGKALGGDLAIDVFFDGTDFTVLETAKIEPAYNHGAGCTFAAAITGGLANGLSVHEAVAKAKDFVSAAIRNGYAFNQYVGPVFHGGYRLEK; the protein is encoded by the coding sequence TTGTCAAAAATCGTGAAAACCCTAACTATAGCCGGTAGTGACTCCAGCGGTGGCGCAGGCATCCAGGCTGACCTCAAAACCTTTGAGGAATACGGCACTTACGGCTTCAGCGCTCTGACCACTATTGTTACAATGGACCCGGACAACGGATGGCACCATAACGTTTACCCGGTAGACGCCGCTATTGTGGCCGAGCAGCTCAAAACGGTGTTCGCAGGCGGTCCTGTTGACGCTATGAAGACTGGTATGCTGGGCAGTGTTGAAATCGTGCATGTCGCTGAAAAAGCGATTAAGGACAACCTTCAGACCAATGTAGTCATTGACCCTGTTATGGTCTGCAAAGGCGAAGATGAGGTATTGAATCCCGAAAGCGCCAACGCTATCCGCGATCTGCTGCTGCCGCTGGCAACAGTAGCTACGCCTAACCTGTTCGAAGCAGGGGTGCTGTCCGGACTGGGCAAGCTTACAACCCTCGAAGATATGAAAGAAGCGGCACGCCTGATCCACAAGCTGGGCACCAAAAATGTCGTTGTAAAAGGCGGCAAGGCACTCGGCGGCGACCTGGCGATCGATGTCTTCTTTGACGGAACGGACTTCACCGTGCTCGAAACCGCGAAGATTGAGCCGGCTTACAACCACGGTGCAGGCTGCACCTTTGCTGCGGCCATCACTGGCGGTCTGGCCAACGGCCTGTCGGTCCATGAAGCTGTAGCCAAGGCAAAGGACTTCGTCTCTGCCGCAATCCGCAACGGCTATGCCTTCAACCAGTATGTCGGCCCTGTATTCCACGGCGGCTACCGTCTGGAGAAATAG
- a CDS encoding DUF4850 domain-containing protein, whose protein sequence is MGRLPRDWEKQLKAKPFADRHFTEELQQNVNDRLLEPRPRKLRGWIYASVILPVLALMLVIGYSTGSFSSLNAVPDEAISNGENARDDGTAGTAADTLSFPLAAAPGEEVQLPLVKVLAIPSIDKGLPAVKNPVPALPDMAYALSAEAAEQLQATLVYGADGKDSYLLLSPAGWNASAVIGANGSYGITFQNPDDPAQTLAYTDTNWSCQGCAIADIGLYFPEKADWAEELGFPVYMPLDFTSRQAAGTGEAEERNVRYVLPADKEGLRVDGAAYYEEGDWGYLIRRMELKHDSGIPGQEAALASILGFFAANHGALSLSAAAADSDTSDTAPYTASDLLAALGQQGLRLTSVGSGEEHMFNKELAGVWPAEQLIDYEGPLTIPDRLSIYTYESAEACAEGLEALKQEINRPTNDGGARIYPHVFRGGNFLVVYWMGPGGDGGFKYDKAIKTALAGFNHQE, encoded by the coding sequence ATGGGTAGACTACCACGGGACTGGGAGAAGCAGCTGAAGGCGAAGCCGTTTGCAGACAGGCATTTTACTGAAGAGCTGCAGCAGAATGTGAATGACCGGCTGCTTGAGCCGCGGCCCCGCAAGCTCCGCGGCTGGATTTATGCTTCCGTAATACTCCCTGTGCTGGCACTAATGCTGGTAATCGGCTATAGCACCGGAAGCTTTAGCAGTCTGAATGCTGTGCCGGACGAAGCCATTTCAAACGGGGAAAACGCCCGGGATGACGGCACAGCCGGCACAGCGGCGGATACGTTATCCTTTCCCTTAGCAGCTGCTCCCGGTGAAGAGGTGCAGCTCCCGCTTGTTAAGGTGCTGGCCATCCCAAGTATTGATAAAGGATTACCGGCAGTGAAAAACCCGGTCCCTGCCCTGCCGGACATGGCTTATGCTCTGTCAGCAGAAGCAGCAGAGCAGCTGCAGGCGACACTGGTCTACGGAGCGGACGGTAAAGACAGCTATCTCCTGCTATCGCCTGCCGGCTGGAACGCCTCTGCCGTTATAGGCGCCAACGGCTCCTACGGGATAACCTTCCAGAACCCGGATGATCCGGCACAGACACTGGCCTATACGGATACCAACTGGAGCTGCCAGGGCTGTGCCATTGCAGATATCGGACTGTATTTTCCGGAAAAAGCAGACTGGGCGGAGGAGCTGGGCTTTCCCGTATACATGCCGCTGGACTTCACGAGCCGTCAGGCGGCGGGTACCGGAGAAGCAGAAGAGCGCAACGTCCGCTATGTCCTGCCGGCTGACAAGGAAGGCCTCCGTGTAGACGGGGCGGCTTATTACGAGGAAGGGGACTGGGGCTATCTGATCCGCAGAATGGAGCTGAAGCATGATTCCGGCATTCCCGGGCAGGAAGCGGCGCTTGCGAGCATACTGGGCTTTTTTGCAGCAAATCACGGGGCATTAAGCCTTTCTGCAGCAGCTGCAGATTCAGACACATCTGACACCGCTCCATACACAGCCAGCGACCTGCTAGCAGCGCTTGGACAGCAGGGCCTCCGGCTGACCTCCGTAGGATCCGGTGAAGAGCATATGTTCAACAAAGAGTTAGCCGGTGTATGGCCGGCCGAGCAGCTTATCGACTATGAGGGGCCGCTGACGATTCCCGACCGGCTGTCCATTTATACTTATGAGAGCGCGGAAGCTTGTGCAGAAGGACTGGAAGCGCTGAAGCAGGAAATTAACCGGCCCACCAATGATGGGGGAGCCCGGATTTACCCCCATGTATTCAGAGGCGGGAACTTCCTGGTAGTGTACTGGATGGGCCCGGGCGGAGACGGCGGCTTCAAATATGACAAGGCGATCAAAACCGCTCTGGCCGGTTTTAATCACCAGGAATAA
- a CDS encoding RNA polymerase sigma factor — protein MERNEVATMSAGALKTLMDTYGEDVWNYAFFLSRSRSAADDIAQETFIRAFKYMHAFRGEASVKTWLLRIARNRWYTYRSSSFMRLVTLQAAPFSTQAEKSAEDAYIGESLSSEIWQLVLRLPRKYREILMLQAHYDMSMEELAHTLNISLSAAKSRLRRARQKANEYWEKELNGNG, from the coding sequence ATGGAGCGGAATGAAGTCGCCACGATGAGCGCCGGCGCATTGAAGACACTGATGGATACCTATGGCGAGGATGTGTGGAATTACGCTTTTTTCCTGTCACGCAGCAGAAGCGCTGCCGACGATATTGCCCAGGAGACCTTTATCCGGGCCTTTAAATATATGCATGCTTTCCGGGGGGAGGCTTCGGTCAAAACCTGGCTGCTGCGGATTGCCCGCAACCGCTGGTATACCTACCGCAGCAGCAGCTTTATGCGGCTTGTAACCCTGCAGGCTGCTCCGTTCAGTACACAAGCGGAAAAATCCGCAGAGGATGCCTACATCGGAGAATCGCTCAGCAGTGAGATCTGGCAGCTGGTTCTCCGGCTGCCCCGCAAATACCGCGAAATTCTGATGCTGCAGGCACATTATGACATGTCGATGGAGGAGCTGGCCCATACCCTTAACATCAGCCTGTCAGCGGCCAAATCAAGGCTGCGCCGGGCAAGGCAGAAGGCCAACGAATACTGGGAAAAGGAGTTGAACGGAAATGGGTAG
- a CDS encoding helix-turn-helix transcriptional regulator: MDINQYEQLVPDVFLFVDRKCFEGWGIGRSVIDFHDLTFIVDGRASYYINGIKYTVEAGDMLYAPAGSIREAHTFREAPMHSFAFNFFWLGGSNEVELPFQTVTRHWRTKEIMEDIREFSHLWMSKQPLYRMKARAVFQQIIYRLLIIAHHQQAPFVDPRIHKATAYIMDHYADEITIGELALPAGLNPEYMGKLFKQNTGVALKEYINRVRVNNAEMLLSAGGFNVSEVAAHCGYRDAAYFSNVFKQIKGYPPSALLK, encoded by the coding sequence ATGGATATCAATCAATATGAGCAGCTGGTGCCGGATGTATTTCTGTTTGTTGACCGTAAATGCTTTGAAGGCTGGGGAATCGGCCGGAGCGTCATCGATTTCCATGATCTGACCTTTATTGTTGACGGCAGAGCCAGCTATTACATTAACGGGATCAAATATACGGTAGAAGCCGGAGATATGCTGTATGCCCCGGCAGGCAGCATCCGCGAGGCTCACACCTTCAGGGAGGCCCCGATGCATTCCTTCGCCTTCAATTTCTTCTGGCTGGGCGGGAGCAATGAAGTGGAGCTTCCCTTTCAGACAGTGACCCGCCATTGGCGGACTAAAGAAATTATGGAGGACATCCGCGAATTCTCACATCTATGGATGAGCAAGCAGCCGCTCTACCGGATGAAGGCCAGAGCCGTCTTCCAGCAGATCATCTACCGTCTGCTCATTATCGCCCATCATCAGCAGGCACCGTTTGTTGATCCCAGAATACATAAAGCAACAGCCTATATCATGGATCATTATGCAGATGAAATCACGATCGGCGAGCTTGCTCTACCTGCCGGGCTGAATCCCGAATACATGGGCAAGCTGTTCAAGCAGAACACCGGAGTAGCTCTCAAAGAATACATTAACCGGGTTCGGGTTAATAACGCCGAGATGCTGCTGTCAGCCGGCGGCTTCAATGTATCCGAAGTCGCCGCCCATTGCGGCTACCGGGACGCAGCCTATTTCAGCAACGTATTCAAGCAGATCAAGGGCTATCCTCCGTCAGCGCTGCTGAAGTGA
- a CDS encoding methyl-accepting chemotaxis protein, which produces MKTSEILIAAMPYITQAIREDVSISLYDREKFLFFQKSEALQLDFRPGDPLNDENRDFKDLKTTEGKSYAHFPEELFGVPFDAVFIPVKDAQNEVEAVLSLTYSMGNQNQLRKLMAETEEITSRLVDSVQHVAAHSEELSSTTEEILTNTRHTVENSRQVTEVASFIREISEQSNLLGLNAAIEAARVGQAGAGFGVVATEIRKMSVHTKEATSRIELSLKAVQQSIGLMEKELTEIASSSLEQANLVNDFMDTIGQLNETNQNLKKFIKQIIDIEA; this is translated from the coding sequence ATGAAAACATCCGAGATCCTCATTGCTGCTATGCCCTACATCACACAAGCTATCCGGGAGGACGTTTCTATCTCCTTGTATGACCGCGAAAAATTTCTGTTTTTTCAAAAGAGTGAGGCGCTTCAGCTGGATTTCCGGCCTGGTGATCCACTCAACGATGAAAACCGGGATTTCAAGGATTTAAAGACCACTGAAGGCAAATCGTATGCCCATTTCCCGGAGGAGCTGTTCGGTGTTCCGTTCGATGCCGTCTTCATACCGGTTAAGGACGCACAGAATGAAGTTGAAGCAGTGCTAAGCCTAACTTACAGCATGGGGAATCAGAACCAGCTGCGCAAGCTGATGGCTGAGACCGAAGAAATCACCAGCAGACTGGTAGACAGCGTCCAGCATGTGGCAGCCCATTCCGAGGAGCTTAGCTCCACGACCGAGGAAATCCTGACCAATACAAGGCACACCGTAGAGAATTCCAGGCAGGTAACCGAGGTCGCCAGCTTTATCCGGGAAATATCGGAGCAGAGCAATCTGCTGGGCTTGAATGCAGCCATCGAAGCTGCCAGAGTCGGGCAGGCGGGCGCGGGTTTCGGCGTGGTTGCTACGGAAATCCGCAAAATGTCTGTACATACGAAAGAAGCAACCTCCAGGATCGAACTGTCCTTGAAGGCTGTTCAACAATCCATCGGGCTTATGGAAAAGGAGCTTACTGAAATTGCCTCCTCCTCGCTGGAGCAGGCCAATCTGGTCAATGATTTCATGGATACCATCGGGCAGCTGAATGAAACTAACCAGAATCTTAAAAAGTTCATTAAGCAGATCATCGATATTGAAGCTTAA
- a CDS encoding spore germination protein, translating into MRETHEEALSGRLDDTYEQLKKLLGSSTDLVSKELLLGDTTRISIFYIDGLVDTGLLHNSILYSLQGSRAPDMLAGLGPDAAVELLRHRILMAGDLTVINKTGQFVHDLMSGSVMLVVDGTANALRIGLPGWEDRAVSEPSSQSVVRGPMEGFTENLRTNTALLRRKIKDSHLWLETIQIGRVTQTSVSLMYLSNVANDELVQEVKRRLNRIDTDSILESGYIEEFIQDTAKTPFPTIYNSDRPDTIAAGILEGKVAILIDGTPFVLLAPTIFVAFFQSAEDYYQRADISTLLRFIRFLAFFLTLLAPAFYVAITTYHQEMIPTNLVISLAAQRETVPFPAFIEALLMELTYEILREAGVRIPKNIGQAISIVGTLVIGQAAVAAGFISAAMVIIVSITAISSFVIPEAGMSIAARIIRFALIGLAGFIGLYGILCGVFVIVLHLASLRSFGIPYMSPLGPYRAEDMKDTIFRFPWPYLRTRPKENLTKNYYRQGTARRRENK; encoded by the coding sequence ATGAGAGAGACACATGAGGAGGCCTTATCGGGCCGCCTGGATGATACTTACGAACAGCTCAAGAAGCTGCTTGGCTCCAGCACGGATCTGGTAAGTAAAGAGCTGCTGCTTGGAGATACCACGCGCATATCCATATTTTATATAGACGGGCTGGTGGATACCGGGCTGCTGCACAATTCCATTCTGTACTCCCTGCAGGGAAGCAGGGCGCCGGATATGCTGGCGGGGCTTGGCCCGGATGCTGCTGTTGAGCTGCTGAGACATCGTATTCTGATGGCAGGCGATCTGACGGTAATTAATAAAACAGGCCAATTTGTCCATGATCTGATGTCCGGCAGCGTCATGCTTGTAGTAGACGGCACCGCTAATGCGCTAAGGATCGGTCTGCCGGGCTGGGAGGACAGGGCGGTAAGTGAGCCGAGCTCGCAATCCGTGGTACGCGGTCCAATGGAAGGCTTCACCGAGAACCTGCGGACGAATACGGCACTGCTCCGCCGCAAAATTAAGGACAGTCATCTCTGGCTGGAGACCATTCAGATCGGCAGGGTGACCCAGACCAGCGTATCTCTTATGTACTTAAGCAATGTTGCCAATGACGAGCTTGTACAGGAGGTAAAGCGCCGTCTGAACCGGATTGATACCGACAGCATACTGGAGAGCGGTTATATCGAGGAGTTTATCCAGGATACCGCTAAGACGCCTTTTCCGACCATATATAACAGTGACCGGCCGGATACGATTGCCGCAGGCATCCTTGAGGGTAAAGTGGCTATTCTGATTGACGGAACACCGTTTGTGCTGCTTGCTCCGACGATATTCGTCGCTTTTTTTCAATCGGCTGAGGACTATTACCAGCGGGCTGATATTTCCACTCTGCTGCGGTTTATCCGGTTTCTGGCTTTCTTTCTTACACTGCTGGCTCCGGCCTTTTACGTGGCGATAACGACCTATCATCAGGAGATGATTCCGACCAATCTGGTAATCAGCCTTGCCGCCCAGCGGGAGACGGTTCCCTTTCCGGCTTTTATAGAAGCGCTGCTGATGGAGCTGACTTATGAAATCCTGCGTGAGGCCGGAGTAAGAATCCCCAAAAATATCGGTCAGGCGATTTCGATTGTCGGAACGCTGGTAATCGGCCAGGCGGCAGTTGCTGCGGGCTTTATCTCTGCAGCAATGGTCATTATCGTATCTATAACTGCGATTTCAAGCTTCGTTATACCCGAGGCCGGAATGTCAATCGCTGCCCGGATCATCCGGTTTGCCCTGATCGGTCTGGCCGGATTTATCGGCTTATATGGTATTCTGTGCGGAGTATTCGTTATTGTGCTGCATTTAGCGAGCCTGCGCTCCTTTGGTATTCCATATATGAGCCCACTCGGCCCGTACAGGGCAGAGGATATGAAGGATACCATCTTCCGCTTTCCATGGCCTTACCTCAGGACCCGGCCGAAAGAGAATCTTACCAAAAATTATTACCGCCAAGGGACAGCACGCCGCAGGGAGAATAAATGA
- a CDS encoding Ger(x)C family spore germination protein: MMMRRLRRAICSLLPVMLLPMLLSGCWERKELNELAFVLALGIDKAETGFKVTMQVVIPSAVSSQNGGGLGSGVPVASYTFPAPTIYESLRLFNMTVSRSAYMGHIRVLVIGEPLAREGLGPMLDVLKRSREPRMDFYVMVAKEGTAEEALNVLTALDKLPANKLFNALDKAYKVSARTVAVSLDRFIEDLLYEGKAPVLTGVVVKGEPDAGGKKNNTERTNPKTKLRYESVAVFSKDKMLGWLDDDEVAGYNYITDNVIKNTGHVEGDDDGLIVIEALKSRTKRRVRFIEGEPHIYLDIEAVCNVEEVTGKDRLDAEQDILDLERKAEERIIRRMKQSVKQINDRYNVDIFGFGQSIYEKNPKAWARLLKQSGGDYLKSLPIHYKAKVIINRVGAIDNSFLDQIKE; this comes from the coding sequence ATGATGATGAGACGTCTTCGCAGAGCAATATGCTCCTTGCTGCCGGTAATGCTGCTGCCGATGCTGCTTAGCGGCTGTTGGGAGAGGAAGGAGCTGAACGAGCTGGCGTTTGTTCTTGCTCTGGGAATAGATAAGGCGGAGACCGGCTTCAAGGTGACCATGCAGGTCGTGATCCCCTCAGCGGTATCCTCCCAGAATGGCGGCGGGTTGGGCAGCGGCGTGCCCGTAGCTTCCTATACCTTTCCTGCACCTACCATTTATGAATCGCTGCGTCTATTCAATATGACCGTCTCACGTTCTGCCTATATGGGACACATTCGGGTACTGGTCATTGGTGAACCGCTTGCCCGCGAGGGACTTGGCCCGATGCTGGATGTGCTGAAGCGCAGCCGCGAGCCGCGGATGGATTTCTACGTCATGGTGGCAAAGGAAGGGACGGCGGAGGAAGCGTTAAATGTGCTCACGGCTCTGGATAAGCTTCCGGCAAATAAACTGTTCAATGCATTGGACAAGGCCTACAAGGTATCAGCCAGGACGGTCGCAGTGTCACTGGACAGGTTCATTGAAGATCTGCTCTATGAGGGCAAAGCACCGGTATTGACCGGTGTAGTGGTTAAAGGTGAACCCGATGCTGGCGGTAAAAAAAACAATACGGAGCGCACCAATCCAAAAACCAAGCTGCGTTATGAGAGTGTTGCGGTATTCAGCAAGGATAAGATGCTCGGCTGGCTGGATGACGATGAGGTAGCCGGGTATAACTATATTACGGATAATGTGATAAAGAATACGGGTCATGTTGAAGGGGATGACGATGGTTTAATCGTGATTGAAGCGTTGAAGTCCAGAACAAAAAGAAGGGTCAGGTTTATTGAAGGAGAACCGCATATTTATCTCGATATTGAAGCCGTCTGTAATGTCGAGGAAGTGACGGGCAAAGACCGTCTGGATGCGGAGCAGGATATTCTGGATCTGGAAAGAAAGGCAGAGGAGCGGATTATCAGAAGGATGAAGCAGTCTGTTAAACAGATTAATGACCGCTATAACGTTGATATTTTTGGCTTCGGACAATCCATTTATGAGAAAAACCCCAAAGCCTGGGCGAGGCTGCTGAAGCAGAGCGGCGGTGATTACCTGAAAAGCCTGCCTATTCATTACAAGGCTAAAGTTATCATTAACCGGGTAGGAGCCATAGATAATTCCTTTCTAGATCAGATTAAGGAGTGA
- a CDS encoding ferredoxin gives MFTFASVNQEECIACGACNSAAPDIFDLDDDGIAAVIFAGDNNRGITAIAEDLQEELQDAIDSCPTQCIRHADAPFA, from the coding sequence ATGTTCACATTCGCCAGTGTTAACCAGGAGGAATGCATCGCCTGCGGAGCCTGTAATTCTGCAGCTCCCGATATTTTTGATCTGGATGATGACGGCATTGCGGCAGTCATATTTGCAGGTGACAACAACCGCGGCATTACGGCAATTGCCGAGGATCTGCAGGAGGAGCTTCAGGATGCTATAGACAGCTGCCCGACGCAATGTATCCGGCATGCTGATGCTCCTTTTGCCTGA
- a CDS encoding GerAB/ArcD/ProY family transporter, which produces MTLEKDRLSSAQMVILGLFAFIGDMALVYPAVMASSAHQDAWITGLISVPLGIGTIFLLVTLGNIDPTKTIIELSRQILGKWLGGAVGLYYLFFYLLAGSTYIREIEDFLCTQIYEGTPGGVIRAMGIFILVYGLRLGLETLGRASQIFFPLFALFLVCLIVLLLPQVRVDRLLPMLNTPVPDMIHSVMYGVFYPFGEMCVFLMIYPYVRKSDKINRDIFLSICLGAVVLNIILILSLTVLGVYFSEHDFYAAYLLARKINIANFLQRIEALMATAWIISTYFKTVLFFYAFVLGTAQFFKLKSYRPLIFPTAFLLYGLSQLIAKNIIFYVSEIPAYWVDWNFTYAFVLPVIMLSVNTVRKRLSRGS; this is translated from the coding sequence ATGACGCTTGAAAAAGACAGGCTTAGCTCAGCACAGATGGTTATACTTGGTCTGTTTGCTTTTATCGGGGATATGGCACTGGTCTACCCTGCAGTAATGGCTTCTTCTGCCCATCAGGATGCCTGGATTACCGGGCTGATCAGTGTACCGCTGGGGATCGGGACTATCTTTCTGTTAGTGACCTTAGGTAATATCGACCCTACTAAAACCATTATCGAGCTCAGCCGGCAGATTCTGGGCAAATGGCTTGGCGGAGCCGTGGGACTTTATTATCTGTTTTTTTATCTGCTGGCCGGTTCTACCTATATCCGTGAAATTGAGGATTTCCTCTGCACACAGATCTACGAGGGGACCCCCGGCGGCGTGATCAGGGCTATGGGAATATTTATACTGGTATACGGCCTGCGACTGGGATTGGAGACGCTGGGGAGGGCATCACAGATTTTTTTCCCCCTGTTTGCCCTCTTCCTGGTCTGCCTCATCGTCCTGCTGCTTCCTCAGGTGCGGGTTGATCGCCTGTTACCTATGCTTAATACACCGGTTCCCGATATGATTCATTCGGTAATGTACGGTGTCTTTTACCCGTTCGGGGAGATGTGTGTATTCTTGATGATCTATCCTTATGTCCGCAAATCGGACAAAATTAACCGTGATATCTTCCTCTCCATCTGTCTGGGCGCGGTGGTCCTGAACATTATCCTGATTCTCTCACTCACCGTGCTGGGCGTATATTTCTCGGAGCATGACTTCTACGCCGCCTATCTTCTGGCCCGGAAAATCAACATCGCCAACTTCCTGCAGCGGATTGAAGCCCTTATGGCTACCGCCTGGATTATCAGCACCTATTTCAAAACCGTACTGTTTTTTTATGCCTTTGTACTGGGTACTGCCCAGTTCTTTAAGCTGAAAAGCTACCGGCCGCTTATCTTCCCCACAGCCTTTCTGCTCTACGGTCTATCCCAGCTGATCGCCAAAAATATTATCTTCTATGTAAGTGAAATTCCAGCCTACTGGGTAGACTGGAATTTCACTTATGCCTTCGTCCTTCCGGTAATCATGCTTAGCGTCAATACGGTGCGGAAACGCTTGTCCCGGGGCTCATGA
- a CDS encoding glycosyltransferase family 2 protein: MIEISLCMIVRNEENSLPRCLSTVSAIADEIIIVDTGSTDGTKAAASAFGAVIYDFAWIDDFSAARNFAFSKATREYILWLDADDYLKEEDQQRLLRLKSNMPEGIDSVSMQYNLGFDAAGNVTASLRRNRLVRRSCNFRWIGPVHEYLEVYGPSLSSDVCITHEKDKAYTDRNLRIYLKRAGEGEQFTPRDQYYFANELRDHGMQEEASGYYEQFLDGGRGWIEDNIQACLKLAECRERMGDQEAAFAALCRTLQYDQPRAEFCCRLGAWHLDKGRLQPAVYWYELAVMLPRNKESMAITNEAYSTWLPHLQLALCYDRLGQHEKASQHNETALLFHPSHPSMLYNRNYFSNLLGDRYIRLQSPDREADNSELL, encoded by the coding sequence ATGATAGAAATCAGCTTATGTATGATTGTCCGCAATGAAGAGAACAGCCTGCCCCGCTGCCTGTCTACGGTCTCCGCCATTGCTGACGAGATCATCATTGTGGATACAGGCTCCACCGACGGAACCAAAGCAGCTGCCTCAGCCTTCGGGGCGGTTATTTACGATTTTGCGTGGATTGATGACTTCTCGGCAGCCCGCAACTTTGCATTTAGTAAAGCAACCAGGGAATATATCCTCTGGCTCGACGCTGACGATTACCTGAAGGAGGAGGATCAGCAGCGGTTATTGCGGCTGAAGAGCAATATGCCGGAGGGGATAGACAGTGTGAGCATGCAATATAATCTGGGCTTTGATGCAGCCGGGAATGTAACGGCCTCGCTGCGCCGCAACCGTCTGGTCCGCCGCAGCTGCAATTTCCGCTGGATCGGGCCGGTGCATGAATATCTGGAGGTGTACGGGCCATCGCTCAGCAGTGACGTCTGTATTACACATGAAAAAGACAAAGCATATACGGACCGCAACCTGCGGATCTATCTGAAACGGGCAGGAGAGGGGGAGCAGTTCACTCCGCGTGACCAGTACTATTTTGCCAATGAGCTGCGTGACCATGGGATGCAAGAGGAGGCCTCCGGCTATTATGAGCAGTTTCTGGACGGAGGCAGAGGCTGGATAGAGGATAATATTCAGGCTTGTCTGAAGCTGGCAGAGTGCCGGGAACGGATGGGGGACCAGGAGGCCGCCTTCGCTGCGCTGTGCAGGACGCTGCAGTATGACCAGCCCCGTGCGGAATTCTGCTGCAGGCTCGGAGCCTGGCATCTGGATAAAGGACGTTTGCAGCCCGCCGTATACTGGTATGAGCTGGCAGTCATGCTGCCCCGGAATAAAGAATCGATGGCTATAACAAATGAAGCGTATTCCACCTGGCTGCCGCATCTGCAGCTCGCCCTGTGCTATGACCGGCTGGGACAGCATGAAAAGGCCAGCCAGCATAATGAAACAGCACTCCTGTTTCATCCGTCACATCCCAGCATGCTGTATAACCGCAATTATTTCAGCAATCTGCTCGGGGACCGGTATATCCGGCTGCAATCCCCGGATCGGGAAGCGGATAATTCCGAATTGCTATAA